Sequence from the Clostridium butyricum genome:
AGGAATTAATGGACAACCTCCTAATAATTGGGGATCTGTATTTAGTGGTCCAGCATGGCAATATGATGAAGAAACACAGATGTATTATTTACATTTATTCTCGAAAAAACAACCAGATTTAAATTGGGAAAATCCAAAACTAAGAAATGAAATTTATTCAATGATGAAATGGTGGTTAGATAAGGGGGTTGACGGCTTCAGAATGGATGTTATTAATTTCATATCTAAAGATCAAAATTTCCCAAATGGTGAAAATGGTGATTTTGGCCCTTATGCTATGAATGGACCAAGAATACATGAGTTTTTAAAGGAAATGAAACAAATGGTATTAAAAGAAAAAGACTTAATAACAGTTGGTGAAATGCCTGGAGTTACTGTAGAACAAGGAAATTTATATACAGGAAAAGATAGAGATGAACTTAATATGGTATTTCAATTTGAGCATATGGATATTGGTAATGGAGAGTTTGGAAAATGGCATAAAAATTCATTTAAACTTACTGAATTAAAAAGAATAATGACTAAATGGCAGAAAGGATTAGAGAACAATGGTTGGAACAGTTTGTATTGGAATAATCATGATCAGCCAAGAGTTGTATCAAGATTTGGTGATGACAAAAAGTATTGGAATAAATCAGCAAAAATGTTAGCTACGTGTCTTCATATGATGCAAGGAACTCCTTATATATATCAAGGGGAAGAAATTGGTATGACTAATGTAGCTTTTGAGAAGTTAAGTGACTATAAAGATATAGAAATTTTAAATGCTTATGAAGATTTAGTAGTTAAAAAAGGTAGATCTCATGAAGAGATGATGCAAGGTATATATGATAGAGGTAGAGATAATGCACGTACACCAATGCAATGGAACGACAGTGAAAATGGTGGATTTACTTTAGGAACACCTTGGATTAAGGTAAATCCTAATTATAAATCGATAAATGTAGAAGAAGAGATAAACAATGAAGATTCAATTTTAAATTATTATAAAAAACTCATAAAAATAAGAAAAGATAATGAAATTGTTGTTTATGGTAAATACGATTTGTTATTAGAAGAAAGCGAAGAAATATATTCATATATGAGAACTTTAAATAATGAAAGATTATTGGTAATTTGTAGTTTCTCTAAAGAAGAAACTACCTTTAACTTACCATCAGAAGTTGAGTATAATTCTAAAAAATTGCTTATAGGTAATTATGATGTTTGTATAGATGAACAGTTAGAAAATATAAAATTAAGACCCTATGAATGTAGAGTTTATATAATTTGAAAAACAGCAAAGTTTTATAAGAAAAATGCCTAATTAATTCTAAAAAAAGTATAAGTAATTTCTAATAAAAATATTAGGAGGTGAATTCTATTTTCATATTGAAACTAAAAATAAAAAAGACACTTAATAAAATATTTAGTAAGACGTTTATAAAAGTTAGTTGTATGAAAATAGTTGTTATGAAAAAAAATCTAAAAAAATTTATTAGTTACTCAATTCTATGTACTTTATCCATGTCAATTCTATTTGGTTGTGGTAAATCAGATAATATAAATAAAGAAGGAAAAAGACAAGTTGAAGTGTTTTTGACTAAAGCAGAAGCTATTGGAACTTTTAAAAAATTTGAAGAAAAATTTGAAGAAGAAAATCCAGATATTGATGTAACCATAAACTGTCCAGCTCAAGCTATGACTGTTTTGAAAACAAGATTAGTAAAAAATGATATACCAGATATAATAACTATGGCTGGGGAGTTAAATTATGCAGATTTTATAGATGCAGGTATTTTAGAAGATTTATCTAGTGAAAAAGAAATAATAGATAGAATACAACCAGCATATTTAGAAGTATTAAAAAGTTTAGAATTTGAAAATACAGATGGAGTATTTGGTATTCCATACGCTTGCAATGCAGGTGGAGTAGTATACAACAAGGATATCTTTAATGAACTTGGTTTAAGTATTCCTAGTACATGGGATGAATTTATACAATTATCAGAAAATATAAAAAATCAAGGTATAGTACCATTTTCTTTCTCATTGAAAGATTCATGGACTGCAATGCCAGCGTGGAATGCAATAACAGCTAATACACAGCCAATTGATTTTTTTGCAAAGCGTAGAGAAAATAAAAATACATTTAAAGAAGTATATAAACCAATAGCAGAGAAAATATCTCAATTAATACAATATGGTCATAATGATAATTTCGGTATTGGATATAATGATGGAAATGTATCTTTTGCTCAAGGAAATGCAGCTATGATGATACAAGGAAATTGGGTTATTCCTGAAATATTAAAATTAAATCCTGATGCAAATATAGGAATGTTTGTACTACCTGTAAATAATGATATTAAAAACAACAATGTAGTATCAGGAGTGGACTTGTTATTTTCCATACCAACAGAAGCAAAAAATAAAGAAGATTCAATAAAATTTATTAAATTTATGACAGAGAAAGAAAGTATGGAAGCATATGCAAATGAGCAGTTTGCAATTCCAGCATTAAAGGATATGTATCAAGAAGATAAAACTGTAGAAGACTTAAAGCCATATTTTGAAAATGGAAAAGTACTAGATTTCCCAGATCATCATTATCCTTCATCAATGCAAGTTGCAGATTTAGCACAAGGATATTTATTTGATAATGACATAGATAAGTTATTAAATAGTTTAGATGATAGATGGAATAGAGCTCAAAGATAAAATAAATTGAATTAGTGTACAAGTAAGTACACCAGATATATAGGAGTGATAAATGTGAAAGAAAGAAAACTAGTATTTTTATTAATGTCTTTACCAGCAGTTATATTATTCTTTGTATTTCATACATTACCTTTATTAAAAGGTATATCTTATAGTTTTACAAATTGGAGAGGCTTTGGAGATTTTGATTTTGTAGGTTTTAAAAATTACTTTAGTATTTTTTCTGATGAGAGAATAGTTAATTCATATATGTTTACAATTAAGTTTGCAATATTTGCAACCATAATAGTTAATATAATAAGTTTAGGATTAGCAATAGGACTTAATTCTAAGATAAAGTTTAAAAGCACATTAAGAGCTATATACTTTATACCTAATATTTTAGGTGGATTAATAGTAGGGTATATTTTCAACTATATATTTACATTCATATTAACTGAGTTCGGACAAGCAATTGGAAGCGAAGTATTAAGTAAAAGTATACTTGGAGATCCTAATCTAGCATGGATTGGAGTAGTTATTGTTGCGGCATGGCAAGCAATAGCATTCAATACAATAATATATATATCAGGTCTTCAAACTATTTCAGAAGATGTATATGAAGCAAGTTCTATAGATGGAGCAAGTAAGTGGGTTCAATTCAAGAAAATAACATTCCCTTTAATAGCACCATTCTTTACTATAAATATGGTTCTTGCTATGAAAAATTTCTTAAACGTGTTTGATCAAATAATATCATTAACAGGTGGTGGTCCATCAGGCTCAACAGAATCTATTGCTGTACTAATATATAAAGCTGGATTTGAAGGAAGCCAATTCGGATATCAATCAGCAAACTCTGTTATATACTTTATAGTAGTCGTAGCAATATCATTACTACAACTAAAAATTCTTGAAAAAAGGGAGATGGAGTTATAATGGGACAATTATCTACAACAAAAATATTAAAGAAAAAATTTAAAGATAAAGATGAAAAATCAAATTGGCCTTTAACTATATTAATGTTAATAGGAACAGTGACAATCATATTCCCTTTAATTATAACTGTGCTAATAGCATTAAAATCACCACAAGATATGATGGGTGGAGTTTTATCATTACCAGAAGTATTTCATTTTGAAAATTTTAAAAATGCAATAGAAATGACTAACTTCTTTAACGCATTAAAAAATAGTTTATTTATTACAATAACAACTGTTATTTTTACAGTTGTAACTAATTCCATGGTTGGATATGCCATTGCAAGAAATTTACACAAGAAATCATACAAAGCAATTTATTACTATTTTATTAGTGCAATGTTTGTCCCATTCCCAATTATAATGCTTCCTCTTGTAAAGCAAGTTAGTAGCTGGAATATGGATAACATTTTTGGAGTATTATTACTATATATAGTTTATGGATTATCATCCAATGTATTTTTATATGTAGGATTTTTAAAAGCTATTCCAAAAGAATTAGAAGAAGCAGCATTTATAGATGGTGCAAGTACTTGGCAAGTATTCTTCAAAATCGTATTTCCAATGTGCAAACCAATGCATGCAACAGTAGCAATTATGACAGCTTTATGGTGTTGGAATGATGTTATGCTTCCACTTGTAATATTGAGTGATCCAAATTTTGCAACAATTCCACTGGTTCAATTTATCTTTCAATCACAATTTGGAACTAATTACAATCTAGCATTTGCATCATATTTATTAGCGTTAATTCCAATTTTATTATTTTATTTGTTTGCACAAAAATGGATAATAAGTGGAGTTACTAAAGGTGCAATAAAATAAACTTAATGAATATTTAAACTTATTGTAATATAAGAATGTAAGTTTGGAGAGCATGTTTTGAGAAGTTCCTAAAGGAATCATAAAAAAATTATGGTTCCTTTTTGGCATCTGAAGAGGCTTTTATGACCTTATATTATATTGACTATTAAGTTATCTACATAAGTTCTAATAATTTATCATGTGAATATAAATATAAATGAGAATTTTATAGCAAAAGGAAGGTATAGAATGGATAAAATTGATTCCATACTAGAAAAATATGATTATAATAGACAGCTTCTTATTGCAATTATGCAGGACGTGCAGAAAGAATATCATTATCTACCAGAAGAGATATTATCATATATAGCAGAAAAACTTAAGATAAGCGAAGCAAAAATATATGGAGTTGCTACTTTTTATGAAAATTTTTCTCTTAAACCAAAAGGAAAATATGTAATTAAAATATGTAACGGCACTGCATGTCATGTTAGAAAATCAATTCCCATATTAGAAGAGTTCAGAAATATATTAGGATTATGCGAAGAAAAATCTACTACAGATGATATGATGTTTACAGTGGAAACAGTTTCATGTTTAGGGGCATGTGGACTTGCCCCCGTGTGCACAGTTAATGATGAAGTATATCCTAATATGACAAAGGCAAAAGTAAAGTTACTTGTTGATGATATTAAAAAAGATTTTAAAGCAAAAATCCTAACTTCAAAGGAGGATATATCTTATGAAGATTAATTCAAGAGAAGAACTTGAAAGAATCCGAAATGATTATAGAAAAGCTTTAAATAGTCAGGAAAAGCAGATACTTGTATGTGCTGGAACAGGATGCATGGCAGGTGGATCAATAAAAATTTATGAGAAATTCAAGAAAATTATTGAGGAAAAGGGCCTTAAGCTTGAATTAAAACTTGAAAAAGAAATAGAACATCCTCCAATAGAAATTAATACTAAAAATGGAGAAAAAGAAGATAGCAGTAATGATGATAATAAGACAGCATCAATAAAAAATAGAAAGAATGAGATTATAGGTCTTAAAAAGAGTGGATGTCATGGATTTTGTGAAATGGGACCATTAATAAGAATAGAGCCTGCAGGAATTCTATATGTAAAAGTTAAGGAGAGTGACTGTGAAGAAATAGTAGAAAAGAGCATAATAAATGATGAAGTTATTGAAGAATTAATTTATAGTGATGGAAAAAAAGGATACAGCAGACAAGAAGATATACCCTTTTATAAAAATCAGACTCGTGTAGCGTTAGAACATTGTGGACATATAAATGCTGAATCTATTGATGAATATATTGCACTAGATGGTTATAAAGCTGTTACAAAGGCACTTTTTGATATGACTCCAAGTAATATTATAGATGAAATCAGTGAAAGCTCTTTAAGAGGAAGAGGTGGAGGTGGTTTTCCTACTGGGATAAAGTGGAGTCAGGTTTATAAACAAAATGAAAATGACAAATATATTGTATGTAACGGTGATGAAGGTGATCCAGGAGCGTTTATGG
This genomic interval carries:
- a CDS encoding alpha-glucosidase codes for the protein MEKKWWKECVVYQIYPRSFKDSNGDGIGDLKGIIEKLDYLNYLGIDVIWLSPVYKSPNDDNGYDISDYQNIMDEFGTMKDFDELLRECHKRNIKIMMDLVVNHTSDEHSWFMESKKSKNNEYRDYYVWKEGINGQPPNNWGSVFSGPAWQYDEETQMYYLHLFSKKQPDLNWENPKLRNEIYSMMKWWLDKGVDGFRMDVINFISKDQNFPNGENGDFGPYAMNGPRIHEFLKEMKQMVLKEKDLITVGEMPGVTVEQGNLYTGKDRDELNMVFQFEHMDIGNGEFGKWHKNSFKLTELKRIMTKWQKGLENNGWNSLYWNNHDQPRVVSRFGDDKKYWNKSAKMLATCLHMMQGTPYIYQGEEIGMTNVAFEKLSDYKDIEILNAYEDLVVKKGRSHEEMMQGIYDRGRDNARTPMQWNDSENGGFTLGTPWIKVNPNYKSINVEEEINNEDSILNYYKKLIKIRKDNEIVVYGKYDLLLEESEEIYSYMRTLNNERLLVICSFSKEETTFNLPSEVEYNSKKLLIGNYDVCIDEQLENIKLRPYECRVYII
- a CDS encoding ABC transporter substrate-binding protein, whose product is MKIVVMKKNLKKFISYSILCTLSMSILFGCGKSDNINKEGKRQVEVFLTKAEAIGTFKKFEEKFEEENPDIDVTINCPAQAMTVLKTRLVKNDIPDIITMAGELNYADFIDAGILEDLSSEKEIIDRIQPAYLEVLKSLEFENTDGVFGIPYACNAGGVVYNKDIFNELGLSIPSTWDEFIQLSENIKNQGIVPFSFSLKDSWTAMPAWNAITANTQPIDFFAKRRENKNTFKEVYKPIAEKISQLIQYGHNDNFGIGYNDGNVSFAQGNAAMMIQGNWVIPEILKLNPDANIGMFVLPVNNDIKNNNVVSGVDLLFSIPTEAKNKEDSIKFIKFMTEKESMEAYANEQFAIPALKDMYQEDKTVEDLKPYFENGKVLDFPDHHYPSSMQVADLAQGYLFDNDIDKLLNSLDDRWNRAQR
- a CDS encoding carbohydrate ABC transporter permease; the protein is MKERKLVFLLMSLPAVILFFVFHTLPLLKGISYSFTNWRGFGDFDFVGFKNYFSIFSDERIVNSYMFTIKFAIFATIIVNIISLGLAIGLNSKIKFKSTLRAIYFIPNILGGLIVGYIFNYIFTFILTEFGQAIGSEVLSKSILGDPNLAWIGVVIVAAWQAIAFNTIIYISGLQTISEDVYEASSIDGASKWVQFKKITFPLIAPFFTINMVLAMKNFLNVFDQIISLTGGGPSGSTESIAVLIYKAGFEGSQFGYQSANSVIYFIVVVAISLLQLKILEKREMEL
- a CDS encoding carbohydrate ABC transporter permease, translating into MGQLSTTKILKKKFKDKDEKSNWPLTILMLIGTVTIIFPLIITVLIALKSPQDMMGGVLSLPEVFHFENFKNAIEMTNFFNALKNSLFITITTVIFTVVTNSMVGYAIARNLHKKSYKAIYYYFISAMFVPFPIIMLPLVKQVSSWNMDNIFGVLLLYIVYGLSSNVFLYVGFLKAIPKELEEAAFIDGASTWQVFFKIVFPMCKPMHATVAIMTALWCWNDVMLPLVILSDPNFATIPLVQFIFQSQFGTNYNLAFASYLLALIPILLFYLFAQKWIISGVTKGAIK
- a CDS encoding complex I 24 kDa subunit family protein, which gives rise to MDKIDSILEKYDYNRQLLIAIMQDVQKEYHYLPEEILSYIAEKLKISEAKIYGVATFYENFSLKPKGKYVIKICNGTACHVRKSIPILEEFRNILGLCEEKSTTDDMMFTVETVSCLGACGLAPVCTVNDEVYPNMTKAKVKLLVDDIKKDFKAKILTSKEDISYED